One part of the Aspergillus fumigatus Af293 chromosome 7, whole genome shotgun sequence genome encodes these proteins:
- a CDS encoding EXS domain-containing protein has protein sequence MGPDQHAQLDSFSLFLPFPYRVAVLLVAGFWGWGANLQYLARVNIDLPALIRYPARQTPQQPPHHTSTYRLATLLTAPLLFSLLIFWVFTHGSAERVESLDFIPQSYLFIFLILIVLPVNRLSGSGRSQFLRSLRRISVGGLAQPEDGKFGDILLADALTSYAKVLGDLYVTFCLFFTPDISSTSKPNRSCGNDYVVPIIISLPSMIRLRQCLIEYLRVHRAGQTGENKGTQHLANALKYASAFPVIILAAKLRNYNPLEFYGFSEMSISRLLTFFTFINSTYSFYWDISKDWDLTLFTSSRADPDCPYGLRRHRFFADRLYYAAILADLLIRFSWVTRFLPGLVWLSEKECGIFLLMALEVARRWMWVFFRAEAEMIRNSRDPVMGDILLGEFNRKLDFD, from the exons ATGGGCCCTGATCAACATGCTCAACTTGACAGCTTCAGTCttttcctccctttcccctATCGAGTTGCAGTACTACTGGTTGCTG GGTTCTGGGGTTGGGGTGCCAACCTCCAATATCTCGCTCGGGTGAATATT GATTTACCGGCCCTCATCCGTTATCCCGCCCGTCAAACCCCTCAACAACCTCCTCACCATACTTCTACTTACCGGCTCGCTACCCTTTTGACGGCCCCTCTTCTGTTCTCCCTCCTCATATTCTGGGTGTTTACCCACGGCTCTGCTGAGCGAGTGGAGTCGTTAGACTTCATTCCGCAATCGTATCTATTTATATTCCTCATTCTAATCGTTCTGCCCGTCAACCGTTTGTCAGGGTCTGGACGAAGTCAGTTTCTCAGGTCTTTGCGGCGCATTAGTGTGGGAGGATTGGCGCAGCCTGAAGACGGTAAATTTGGAGACATACTGCTGGCAGATGCTCTTACCAGCTACGCCAAAGTCTTGGGGGACCTCTATGTTACATTCTGCTTGTTTTTCACACCAGATATTTCGAGCACCTCGAAACCGAATCGCAGTTGTGGAAACGACTATGTGgttcccatcatcatctcacTCCCCAGCATGATCCGACTGCGGCAGTGTCTGATTGAATATCTTCGTGTGCACCGGGCGGGTCAAACAGGGGAAAACAAAGGAACACAGCACCTGGCGAACGCTTTGAAATATGCCTCTGCGTTCCCTGTTATTATTCTTGCGGCCAAGCTTAGGAATTACAATCCTTTGGAGTTCTATGGGTTCAGTGAAATGAGTATTTCCCGGCTGCT CACCTTTTTCACTTTCATCAACTCTACCTACTCCTTTTACTGGGACATAAGCAAGGATTGGGATTTGACTCTCTTCACTTCTTCTCGCGCCGATCCGGATTGTCCTTATGGCCTGCGCCGCCATCGATTCTTCGCTGATCGGCTCTACTATGCCGCAATTCTTGCTGACCTACTCATTCGATTTTCCTGGGTCACTCGGTTCTTACCGGGCTTGGTCTGGCTTAGCGAGAAGGAGTGTGGCATCTTCCTACTAATGGCCTTGGAAGTCGCCAGAAGGTGGATGTGGGTCTTTTTCcgagcagaagcagaaatga TCAGAAACAGTCGTGATCCAGTCATGGGCGACATCCTTCTTGGCGAGTTCAACCGCAAACTGGACTTCGACTGA
- the pex10 gene encoding ubiquitin-protein ligase peroxin 10 — translation MADEDLKLSLPTPTSPPSLSSSVHFYPFATSPDIIRSNEKDIFITSSLVNQAQAIIRSLRGARFAHIHSDAIKHLTEILYFSLTTLIGNRTLGEEYCDLVQLEDDTLQLPAIHRRAGYILSSILVPWALQRILPGFRQRLRAKLERSISRQELKAQQKAEELRFTKKNASKKPSFFTALRLQKYILEHLDSITSLSPIYALSIATFYFTGSYYHLSKRFWGLRYVFTKKLEENEQRVGYEVLGVLLVLQIAVQGILHIRKLGLSMQQGGEGIETEMAGSKMQDDSLIRSIQNPYNLPLLPASAARYDLSEDSNVIPWIPSGQQSKCTLCLELYKDPSVTTCGHVFCWTCIRDWVREKPECPLCRQEVIPSKVLPLRG, via the coding sequence ATGGCAGATGAAGATCTCAAGCTCTCCTTACCTACTCCCACATCTCCGCCGAGTCTGAGCTCCTCCGTCCATTTCTACCCATTCGCAACGTCACCGGACATCATCCGCTCCAATGAAAAGGACATTTTCATAACTTCCAGTCTGGTCAACCAGGCACAAGCGATTATCCGTTCTCTCCGTGGCGCACGCTTTGCTCATATCCACTCCGACGCCATCAAACACCTAACCGAGATTCTATACTTCTCACTCACGACGTTAATTGGCAATCGGACTCTGGGAGAGGAGTATTGCGACCTCGTGCAACTGGAAGATGATACACTTCAGCTCCCCGCCATTCATAGAAGAGCAGGTTATATCCTGAGTAGCATCTTAGTACCGTGGGCGCTCCAGCGGATTCTCCCTGGGTTTCGCCAGCGACTACGCGCAAAATTGGAGCGTAGCATCTCCCGGCAAGAATTGAAAGCGCAGCAGAAAGCAGAAGAATTAAGATTTACCAAGAAAAATGCTTCGAAGAAGCCGTCTTTCTTCACCGCACTTCGACTCCAGAAGTACATTCTCGAGCATCTCGACTCAATCACCTCGCTTTCACCTATTTACGCCCTAAGTATAGCAACCTTTTATTTTACTGGCTCCTATTACCATTTATCGAAACGCTTCTGGGGACTGCGCTACGTGTTCACGAAGAAACTCGAGGAAAATGAACAGAGAGTAGGGTATGAGGTTTTGGGAGTTTTGCTTGTCCTTCAGATCGCGGTACAAGGCATCCTGCATATTCGAAAACTCGGTCTTAGTATGCAACAAGGGGGGGAAGGTATTGAGACTGAAATGGCTGGTTCCAAGATGCAAGATGACTCCTTGATCCGCTCCATTCAGAACCCTTACAAccttccgcttcttcctgcttctgcagctcgATATGATCTTTCAGAAGATTCGAATGTCATTCCGTGGATTCCTTCCGGGCAACAGAGCAAGTGCACGCTTTGTCTGGAATTGTACAAAGATCCCAGTGTCACAACATGTGGACATGTCTTCTGTTGGACGTGTATTCGCGATTGGGTACGCGAGAAGCCTGAGTGTCCACTCTGCCGACAAGAGGTAATACCATCTAAGGTCCTGCCTTTGAGGGGGTGA
- a CDS encoding 3'-5' exonuclease, which yields MISPTRLCGTCFSKSLGTPDAKFQRCISRCWAASPDFKTSTWLLSLKTHLRLPSICLNLAQQSRQMRPAPTSRTAVKKYNGLQNDLKSSHWLTGLWHGKQSYMREHAFSTLSRETVGGDQRFSSTRPDESGPGRLRMNFCTTHPKRSFRKTLIAQSIASPSNRKGSSGHTSQCQSYSNADVSRSIGSGDETRTETAVCEKRLVAQQSLALTITPGPKFWSHRLRKAPSGRDIIVHYCKSLRKTEEVAKYFLNDHVIGFDMEWKPQSSRSASIQNNVSLIQIANAERIALFQIALFKPARRPEDFISPSLRKILESSEITKAGVAIKADCTRLKNFLGINVRGIFELSHLYKLVKYCQSDPALINRRSVNLSEQVEEHFGLPLAKDDDVRCGDWTTALNYRQVQYAATDSYACLCLFNTMDAKRRALTPTPPLPAHAELDQPIRLVEDLDVKTTNKPIGPHAIKPAVCLHTENDASKVTPSTRTM from the exons ATGATATCCCCCACACGCCTGTGTGGAACGTGCTTCTCAAAAAGCCTCGGGACACCAGACGCCAAATTTCAAAGATGCATATCCAGATGCTGGGCTGCATCTCCGGATTTCAAAACAAGCACTTGGCTCTTAAGCCTAAAAACGCACCTCCGCCTTCCTAGTATCTGTCTCAACTTGGCCCAGCAGTCACGGCAAATGCGCCCAGCCCCCACTTCGAGGACTGCTGTCAAGAAGTACAATGGATTGCAGAATGACTTGAAGTCCTCGCATTGGTTGACCGGGCTTTGGCATGGAAAGCAAAGCTACATGCGAGAACATGCATTTTCGACGCTCTCCAGGGAAACTGTGGGAGGCGATCAAAGATTTTCCTCCACACGGCCTGACGAGTCTGGCCCGGGAAGGCTAAGAATGAACTTCTGCACCACACACCCAAAACGCTCGTTTAGAAAGACCCTGATAGCGCAATCAATAGCTAGTCCTTCTAACCGCAAAGGTAGTTCTGGTCACACCAGTCAATGCCAGTCGTACAGCAATGCAGATGTATCACGGAGCATCGGGTCTGGGGACGAAACACGGACCGAGACAGCAGTATGCGAGAAGCGTCTGGTTGCGCAACAGTCTCTTGCTTTAACCATTACTCCTGGCCCCAAGTTTTGGAGCCACAGGCTGCGCAAGGCCCCGAGTGGGAGAGACATCATCGTGCACTATTGCAAGTCCCTTAGAAAGACCGAGGAAGTAGCGAAATACTTCTTGAATGATCATGTAATAGGCTTTGACATGGAATGGAAACCGCAGTCAAGCAGATCTGCCAGCATTCAGAACAACGTCTCATTGATACAGATTGCAAATGCGGAGCGCATTGCCCTCTTCCAAATTGCGCTGTTCAAACCCGCGAGAAGACCCGAAGACTttatttctccttctctacGAAAAATCCTTGAATCATCAGAAATTACGAAGGCTGGAGTAGCGATTAAGGCGGATTGTACGCGACTAAAGAACTTTCTCGGTATCAATGTTCGTGGGATTTTCGAACTCAGTCACCTGTACAAGTTGGTCAAGTACTGCCAGTCAGATCCAGCGCTCATCAACAGAAGATCTGTCAATCTAAGCGAGCAGGTCGAAGAGCACTTCGGTCTACCTCTAGcaaaggatgatgatgtccgGTGCGGCGATTGGACCACGGCATTGAACTACCGTCAAGTTCAGT ATGCTGCAACTGACTCGTATGCATGCCTGTGTCTTTTCAATACTATGGACGCCAAGCGCAGGGCCTTGACTCCGACGCCCCCTTTACCAGCACATGCTGAGCTGGATCAGCCGATTCGCCTAGTAGAAGATCTTGATGTTAAAACAACCAACAAGCCGATTGGACCTCATGCCATCAAGCCGGCAGTGTGTCTTCATACCGAGAACGATGCTTCTAAAGTAACGCCGTCCACACGCACCATGTGA
- a CDS encoding RNA-binding protein LSM5: MASQLLPLELIDKCVGSRIWVIMKGDKEFSGTLLGFDDYVNMVLEDVTEFDYSGAQVKLPKILLNGNNICMLIPGGEGPVGSS, encoded by the exons ATGGCGTCCCAACTTCTTCCTTTGG AATTAATCGATAAGTGTGTGGGATCGAGAATTTGGGTCATCATGAAGGGTGACAAAG AATTCTCTGGCACATTACTTGGATTCGACGACTATGTCA ATATggttctggaagatgtaACTGAATT CGATTACTCTGGCGCGCAGGTCAAGCTGCCTAAGATCCTGCTAAACGGGAACAATATCTGCATG TTAATTCCTGGCGGCGAGGGACCAGTTGGCAGCTCCTGA
- a CDS encoding amino acid permease GAP1: MEKDSIEPKAEPMVSDPPPIYGETETTKGSMGQRIWDSFKRDPNAHVTAHASGSNGGTFDLEQAAQKTASSPLQRSLKNRHLQMIAIGGSIGTGLFVGSGNVLSTGGPASVLIAYALIGCMLFCTVHALGEMAVLFPVAGSFAHYSTRFIDPAWGFAMGWNYALQWLIVLPLEIVAASITVDYWESNISNAAWVAIFWAVIVSINLFGVKGYGEAEFVFSLIKVIAVIGFIILGIILNCGGGPKGGYIGGKYWHSPGAFNNGFKGLCSVFVNAAFAFAGTELVGLAAAETANPRKSLPTAVKQVFWRICLFYIVSLTLVGLLVPFDDKRLLGESSADAKASPFVIAIKNAGISGLDSVMNVVIMIAVLSVGNSSVYGSSRTLAALAEQRQAPQFLAYIDRKGRPLFAILVASALGLLGFLAASSKQGEAFMWMMAISGLSSIFTWGSVCFAHIRFRKAWKVQGHSLNELAFQSQAGLVGSWIGFIFNCLVLVAQFWVGFAPIGYSEMTSGELVESWFSVYLAAPVVLVFYFGYKFYYKTSFLRAKDMDLHTGRRELDIQHLIEEERAEQAAWPVWKKVYKIFC, encoded by the exons ATGGAGAAAGATTCTATTGAACCTAAGGCGGAGCCTATGGTGTCCGACCCTCCCCCAATCTATGGCGAAACAGAGACTACCAAAGGAAGCATGGGCCAGCGGATATGGGACAGCTTCAAGAGGGACCCTAACGCGCATGTTACGGCGCACGCCTCTGGATCGAATGGCGGGACCTTTGACCTCGAACAGGCTGCGCAGAAGACCGCAAGCTCTCCTCTGCAACGTAGCCTGAAGAACCGTCATCTGCAGATGATTGCCATTGGTGGTTCCATTG GTACTGGTCTCTTCGTCGGTTCTGGAAATGTTTTGTCCACCGGTGGTCCGGCATCTGTACTGATTGCCTATGCCTTGATCGGCTGCATGCTTTTCTGCACTGTGCATGCGCTGGGTGAGATGGCTGTGCTGTTTCCCGTCGCTGGTTCTTTCGCGCACTATTCAACCCGTTTTATCGATCCTGCTTGGGGTTTCGCTATGGGTTGGAACTATGCTCTCCAATGGTTGATCGTCTTGCCCCTGGAAATTGTCGCTGCGTCTATCACAGTTGATTACTGGGAGTCGAACATCTCGAATGCTGCTTGGGTCGCCATATTCTGGGCTGTCATCGTGTCAATTAACCTGTTCGGCGTCAAGGGTTATGGTGAAGCCGAGTTTGTGTTCTCGCTCATCAAGGTCATCGCGGTTATTGGTTTCAT TATACTCGGTATTATTCTGAACTGCGGTGGAGGCCCCAAGGGTGGCTATATCGGTGGAAAGTACTGGCATTCGCCGGGTGCCTTCAACAATGGTTTTAAAGGTCTCTGCAGTGTCTTCGTCAACGCTGCATTTGCGTTCGCTGGTACTGAGTTGGTCGGTCTTGCTGCGGCTGAGACTGCGAACCCTCGCAAGTCCCTTCCAACCGCCGTCAAGCAAGTTTTCTGGCGTATCTGTCTTTTCTACATCGTCTCGCTCACTCTGGTTGGTTTGCTCGTTCCATTCGACGACAAGCGGCTCTTGGGTGAGTCGAGCGCTGATGCCAAAGCCTCCCCGTTCGTCATTGCGATCAAAAATGCCGGAATTTCGGGTCTTGACTCCGTCATGAACGTCGTCATCATGATTGCCGTCTTGTCCGTTGGTAACTCCTCTGTCTACGGCTCCTCGCGTACACTCGCGGCTCTAGCCGAGCAGAGGCAAGCACCTCAATTCCTCGCATACATTGATCGCAAGGGACGTCCTCTTTTTGCCATTCTCGTCGCGTCGGCCTTGGGTTTGCTCGGATTCCTCGCCGCATCTAGCAAGCAGGGTGAAGCATTCATGTGGATGATGGCCATCTCCGGTCTTTCGTCCATCTTCACCTGGGGCTCTGTTTGTTTCGCCCACATCCGCTTCCGCAAAGCCTGGAAGGTGCAGGGCCACAGCTTGAACGAGCTCGCTTTCCAATCTCAGGCTGGTCTTGTCGGCTCATGGATTGGGTTTATCTTCAATTGTCTTGTGCTGGTTGCCCAGTTCTGGGTCGGCTTTGCACCTATCGGTTACAGCGAAATGACTTCAGGCGAGCTGGTTGAGAGCTGGTTTTCCGTCTACCTGGCCGCACCAGTTGTTCTTGTTTTCTACTTCGGTTACAAGTTCTATTACAAGACTTCCTTCCTGCGTGCTAAAGACATGGACTTGCACACTGGTCGTCGGGAGTTGGATATCCAGCATCTGATCGAGGAGGAACGTGCTGAACAGGCCGCTTGGCCCGTATGGAAGAAGGTTTATAAGATCTTCTGCTAG
- a CDS encoding GTPase-activating protein RGD2, with product MPGFADSFWTPDYATGLGVLYGKLQQGVTENRQILTIASLRADAEEQYGLKLGEIAPSVDRMTAGFAKDDGASVRKAYEGVRSEMIEASKNHQKIASNIRELVVSPFRRWCDQHEARIQNSHDDLQARIKEHTKQVELTKKLRSHYFNKCRVVEDLEEENKLAFQDPETSPKVKATPKIVLPEEQAEEEEPIELGDRVYAPEDLKKLLTHMLDNIKIGEVKVPIIGTYQNTSNGADIVEYIQKYMNGTSISYAERIGQDLVDNGFLRLVGNIGSTFANSSKMNYQWRPKVFQITGIPEKKKPLMRVTSIASSEDGSESPIASVSEMLAGWNPLNNPHPNETPADKLRREAREADERYRAAVRKLDQIRCKLEEEIVENLRFMEQCELDRLKAIKAVVLDFSGAISNVIPNLQSTVDHMMLYQETIQPLGDLRYLLENYRTGGFVPRVQAYENYYGSVEEQNFGVDLEARARADRKRVPILVTTLLTYLDNRYPELEGDEARRAIWLYDVPLAATHHLRNALNNSKADYNEILQKYDIPIVASVLKLYLLELPDSLVSSQVYEIVKTIYSTTAHETTEDGRIKVLQSTLGQLRLNNIATLDAIMTHFTRLIDLTSADEAYISALAQTLAPCILRPRVENSLTMNERHNYRLIRDLFAHKDAIFGELKRQSSVLGLGSTSNRPRAISTDESNRRAAMEARNRAIVDRSRANSPAPPRKHRRDRSSGASEAGRFPIHVTSPTERKAATRSSLEVPASAEAPTTGEQFTTVNIQANDSATNGTSSDSPASAVAGENTSSESSSPPPAGNSDGSPTPTPTPGYVTAPGEPEKRSSIPRSGAMFNRKPGLGNRSSFPAVASAESEPDSKRNSLAESEPKGVTLEDKPMDD from the exons ATGCCTGGTTTCGCGGATTCATTTTGGACACCGGACTATGCTACCGGTCTTGGGGTGCTGTATGGGAAACTCCAACAGGGTGTCACTGAAAACAGGCAGATTCTCACTATTGCGAGCTTGCGAGCGGATGCGGAGGAGCAGTATGGTCTCAAGCTAGGGGAGATCGCGCCCAGCGTTGACCGCATGACAGCAGGGTTTGCGAAAGACGATGGGGCCAGCGTGAGAAAG GCGTATGAAGGTGTTCGCTCGGAAATGATAGAGGCCTCCAAAAACCATCAAAAGATTGCATCGAATATCCGTGAACTCGTTGTTTCCCCCTTCAGACGATGGTGTGACCAGCACGAGGCTCGAATTCAGAACTCCCATGACGATCTTCAGGCCCGGATTAAGGAGCATACAAAGCAGGTGGAACTTACCAAGAAGCTACGGAGCCACTACTTTAACAAGTGTCGGGTGGTAGaggatctggaagaagaaaacaagtTGGCTTTCCAGGACCCTGAGACCAGTCCCAAGGTCAAGGCGACACCCAAGATTGTTCTGCCGGAAGAACaagcagaggaggaggagccgaTTGAGCTGGGAGATCGAGTCTACGCCCCCGAGGACCTCAAGAAGCTCCTGACACACATGCTTGATAATATCAAGATTGGGGAGGTCAAAGTGCCTATCATTGGAACTTATCAGAATACATCCAACGGTGCTGATATCGTGGAGTATATTCAAAAGTACATGAACGGAACCAGCATCAGCTATGCGGAGAGAATCGGTCAGGACCTTGTTGATAATGGATTTCTGCGCCTGGTGGGCAATATAGGCAGCACTTTCGCCAACAGCTCCAAGATGAACTATCAATGGCGCCCAAAAGTGTTCCAGATCACGGGAATCCccgagaaaaagaagccTCTGATGCGCGTGACGTCGATCGCGTCCAGTGAAGACGGCAGTGAATCACCAATTGCTTCCGTATCAGAAATGCTCGCGGGCTGGAATCCTCTCAACAACCCACACCCGAATGAGACTCCCGCTGATAAGCTACGAAGGGAGGCACGCGAAGCCGATGAACGGTACAGAGCCGCTGTGCGGAAACTGGATCAGATCAGATGTaagctcgaagaagaaattgtGGAGAATCTCCGCTTTATGGAGCAGTGTGAGCTGGATCGTCTCAAAGCGATTAAGGCGGTCGTTCTCGACTTCTCAGGTGCCATCAGCAACGTCATTCCAAACTTGCAAAGCACCGTCGATCACATGATGCTCTATCAAGAGACAATTCAGCCGCTGGGAGATCTACGTTATCTGCTGGAAAATTATCGTACAGGTGGTTTTGTGCCGCGGGTCCAGGCCTATGAGAATTATTACGGGTCCGTTGAAG AACAAAATTTCGGGGTCGATCTTGAGGCTAGAGCTCGAGCTGATCGGAAGAGAGTTCCAATTCTTGTGACAACTCTACTAACGTATTTGGATAATC GCTATCCCGAACTCGAAGGTGATGAGGCACGCCGTGCGATCTGGTTATATGATGTTCCTTTGGCCGCAACGCACCACCTTCGCAATGCATTGAATAACAGCAAAGCGGATTACAACGAAATCCTTCAGAAATACGATATACCCATTGTCGCGAGCGTGTTGAAGTTGTACCTTCTTGAACTACCAG ATTCCCTTGTTTCTTCGCAAGTATATGAGATTGTCAAGACTATTTATTCAACTACCGCTCATGAAACGACGGAAGACGGACGAATCAAAGTTTTGCAAAGCACCCTTGGTCAGCTTCGTCTCAACAACATCGCAACACTTGACGCCATCATGACCCATTTCACGCGACTTATAGACCTAACATCTGCCGATGAGGCATATATCTCCGCATTGGCGCAAACACTGGCTCCCTGCATCCTCCGTCCTCGTGTTGAGAACAGCCTTACGATGAATGAACGTCACAACTACCGTCTTATACGTGACCTCTTCGCTCACAAGGATGCTATCTTCGGCGAGCTGAAACGTCAATCGAGCGTCCTTGGATTAGGCTCAACATCCAATCGCCCGCGTGCCATTAGCACAGATGAGAGCAACCGCCGTGCTGCAATGGAGGCGAGGAACCGTGCTATCGTAGACCGCAGTCGTGCCAATAGCCCCGCTCCTCCCCGCAAGCATCGGCGAGACCGCTCTAGTGGTGCTTCGGAGGCTGGACGGTTTCCAATCCACGTCACCAGCCCGACCGAAAGGAAAGCAGCCACGAGGAGCAGTTTGGAAGTCCCGGCCAGCGCTGAAGCTCCCACAACAGGAGAGCAATTCACAACCGTGAACATCCAGGCCAACGATAGCGCCACTAATGGCACATCCAGCGACTCTCCAGCCTCTGCCGTCGCCGGGGAGAATAcctcctcagaatcatcTAGTCCTCCGCCTGCAGGTAACTCCGACGGCTCTCCGACGCCTACTCCCACGCCCGGCTATGTGACAGCTCCGGGCGAGCCGGAAAAACGTAGCTCGATTCCACGCTCTGGCGCTATGTTCAACCGCAAACCCGGTCTCGGCAACCGATCCAGCTTCCCCGCGGTTGCAAGCGCGGAATCAGAACCGGACAGCAAGCGGAACAGCCTTGCTGAAAGCGAACCCAAAGGCGTGACCTTGGAGGATAAGCCTATGGATGATTAG
- a CDS encoding AAA family ATPase CDC6, translated as MAVSVLGKRQRGAIETEAPTLPLRSSSRRRTQPPRILQEVNEPSTSLTRQLRSRTRNGTYSNQENDSSIKITLAETDKSKHVVHVTKTASPSKIGPQPRTSEAVNDENTKPIEFKTPSKSRYRDALESPPVTPKHRVQVGGKSMTPRTPRQISSPSSSQTIYTAARQLFARGATSGRLVGRDAEREKLTSFIQERVTSRKGGCLYVSGPPGTGKSAMVREVCNGLGLDTVQVAHINCASMRGPRDVYSKLIEDLGDDGQIFRKSDVDRLKALFLPDKKHDGLFLVTLDEIDHLLTADAGVLQSLFEWSLNNKSRLILIGIANALDLTDRSLPQLKAKNLKPCLLPFLPYNATQIANIITNRLRSLLPSDQDVEPNFVPFVQPAAIQLCAKKVASQTGDLRKAFELVKCAIDLIEQETLQKLEKQSSSVDGASKTILVENNNLSSPARTSISKQNPTATYDILTAPRASIGHIARITSSAFGQGTVQRLQALNLQQKAALCSLLALDRKRRESDLSSTPSKTKMSAPTIKQIFDTYCTLCRKDNILHPLTATEFKDVISNLETLGLVGEFQGRGRGGTVSGGSDIRRTPSKSGCGPMTPRKGMDEQGLICFVSQKEIEGQIAGPGEGILRRLLMGDGL; from the exons ATGGCAGTCTCGGTCCTGGGCAAGCGCCAACGAGGTGCCATTGAGACAGAAG CACCAACTCTGCCGCTGCGTAGTTCCAGCAGGCGCCGTACGCAACCACCTCGCATCCTCCAGGAAGTGAACGAGCCTTCTACATCGTTAACACGCCAACTACGATCACGAACAAGGAATGGCACATACTCGAATCAAGAAAATGACTCCAGCATCAAAATCACGCTTGCCGAGACGGATAAGAGCAAGCATGTTGTACACGTCACTAAGACTGCGTCTCCCTCCAAGATCGGTCCCCAACCTCGGACTTCAGAAGCTGTCAATG atgaaaatacAAAACCCATCGAGTTCAAAACCCCTTCAAAGTCAAGATACCGAGACGCCCTCGAATCGCCGCCAGTCACCCCGAAACACAGAGTGCAGGTTGGCGGCAAGTCGATGACTCCGCGCACACCTCGCCAGATATCCagcccatcatcttctcaaACTATTTATACGGCTGCTAGGCAGCTATTCGCGCGAGGGGCAACTTCCGGCCGATTGGTCGGACGGGACGCTGAGCGTGAAAAGCTGACCTCATTTATCCAGGAACGTGTGACCTCAAGAAAGGGCGGTTGTCTGTATGTCAGCGGGCCCCCAGGTACCGGCAAGAGTGCTATGGTCCGAGAGGTATGTAACGGGCTGGGACTCGACACTGTTCAGGTAGCGCATATCAATTGCGCCAGTATGCGAGGACCCCGAGACGTATACTCGAAACTCATTGAGGATCTCGGTGACGACGGTCAGATTTTCAGGAAGAGCGATGTCGATAGGCTAAAAGccttgtttcttcctgacAAGAAACATGATGGTCTATTCTTAGTCACCTTGGACGAGATCGACCATCTGCTCACCGCCGATGCTGGAGTTCTACAGTCCTTATTTGAATGGTCTCTGAACAACAAATCGCGTCTGATACTCATCGGAATCGCCAATGCGCTTGATCTCACCGATCGCTCATTGCCACAATTGAAGGCGAAGAACTTGAAGCCCTGCCTCCTACCTTTTTTACCTTACAATGCTACCCAAATTGCgaacatcatcaccaaccGCCTCCGGTCTTTGCTTCCTTCTGATCAGGATGTGGAACCGAATTTTGTACCCTTTGTCCAGCCTGCAGCCATACAGTTGTGCGCGAAGAAAGTCGCATCCCAGACCGGTGACCTACGAAAAGCGTTCGAACTCGTCAAATGTGCCATTGACCTTATTGAACAAGAGACGCTACaaaagctggagaagcagagctCCAGTGTTGATGGCGCCTCCAAAACCATCCTGGTTGAAAATAACAACCTCTCATCCCCGGCCAGAACTTCGATATCCAAGCAGAACCCCACCGCAACATATGATATTCTTACGGCACCACGCGCAAGCATCGGACATATAGCTCGCATTACTTCATCTGCCTTCGGACAAGGAACCGTCCAACGGCTTCAGGCGCTCAATCTACAACAAAAAGCGGCTCTCTGCTCTCTCCTCGCCCTGGACAGGAAACGGCGCGAGAGTGATCTCTCTTCCACGCCGTCCAAAACCAAGATGTCAGCGCCTACTATTAAACAGATCTTCGATACTTATTGCACACTGTGTCGAAAAGACAACATCCTCCATCCGCTGACGGCTACCGAATTCAAGGATGTCATTAGTAATTTGGAGACGTTAGGCCTCGTCGGCGAATTCCAGGGCCGTGGCCGAGGTGGAACGGTTTCGGGCGGCTCTGATATCAGACGCACTCCCTCAAAGTCGGGCTGTGGGCCGATGACTCCACGAAAAGGAATGGATGAGCAAGGCCTTATTTGCTTTGTTTCACAGAAAGAAATCGAGGGCCAGATTGCTGGCCCGGGAGAAGGCATTCTCAGAAGATTACTCATGGGTGACGGTCTTTAA